In the Urocitellus parryii isolate mUroPar1 chromosome 1, mUroPar1.hap1, whole genome shotgun sequence genome, GTTTCTTTCAGTTTATAAATACTTTGTAAAATAGCAATTCtacaaaattattctaaaaatcacACATCCTAAAgttcaaaaaaaatgttcaagattgTCTTGCTATCTAAAAGACCATTTTGTTAGTTGGGACATCTTGTCAAACCAAAATGCAAGGATGCTATCAAAGAATAGGAGGGTCATGTCAATCTGACCAAGGAATCAAACCAGCTCATACTAGCCAAAGATGGGACAATTTGAACATCAAAATGGATAAATCTCAGTATTAACTGAAATGCACTACATACTACAAATGTGAGTccatactaaaatttaaaacttttaagggctgggggtgtggctcaagcagtagcgtgctcgcctggcatgcgttcggcccgggttcgatcctcagcaccacatacaaacaaaaaacttttaatCACTTTTGGAAGATACTGAAGAACCAATTCATTATTCTGAAAACTGGTAGGTAAAGAGAATCAGGcattttcctgtctttcctgCACAAACTGTACTTCAGGATACCAAATATTTGATCAAGGGAAAACTTTTTATATAGAAGTATTTGAGCTAACTATTAAGGAAACAATAGAATTTAAAGTCattttctgtcatgtataactaattagaataaaaatttttctttaaatcaataCATTGCTAAAGTTTGCAgataattctaaaactaataataatttttaaaagttattttctaacttttttaaaattaaaaaatctttaaaaagttagaaattaaattaaagcCTTAGAATAttagcctggggctggggatgtggctcaagcggtagcgcgctcgcctggcatgcgtgcggcccgggttcgatcctcagcaccgcataccaacaaagatgttgtgtccgccgagaaaaataaataaataaaataaaaaaaaaaaaaaaaaaaagaatattagccTGATGTATCTTAATAATTGAAAGAATGGAGCTAAGCCTAGATCACCAATGGCTACTAAAATTATTaaggaaaaagatgaagaatttttaaatgcatggacAAGGCTAAGAATACCTAGACTCACGGATCAATTTTAATATCACAGTAAGAGACAACCAGTTATTATGGGCAACCTAACATGATGCAACAGAAGTATATAATATCACCTAAGAAAAACCCTTGCTCAATAATTATCAAATTGAAGCTGGGCAcaatggagcacacctgtaatcccagcaatgtggaAGCTgtgtcaggaggattgcaagtttgaggccagcctcagcaacttagctaagactctatctcaaaccataaactgggctggggatatagctcagtggtagagcatccctggattccatccccagtaccaaaaaacaaaaacaacgacgacaaaaaataaaattggaatctCATCACATCTCTAGATCTCTCTACAGGTTTTCAGAACTATAGAAGTTAGAGAAATAAATACTGCAATCAGCAAAATCCAGAATTTGGGAGACAATTACCCAATTTCATCAACTATAAataagaggagggaaaaaaaagagatggaatcCATAAAAGAGACTTAAGAGACATATCAACTAAATATAATTTGGGACCAATGTTTGGATCCTGGTTCAAATATTTATGTGACAAAATACCCtaagaaaatattatcaaatcagattggggtgtaactcaatggtagagtgcttgcccagcatacatgaggccctgggtgttacaaaaaacaacaataaaccaaagaaggaaaaataaagaaaacaaccaaccaaaTTCAGcaacatatgtaaaaataattttatgccacatatatattagaaatataagACTCggggctgggatcgtggctcagtggtagagtgcttgcctggcatgtgtgaggccctgggttcgaatctcagcaccacgtataaataaaataaaggcccatcaacaatttaaaaaatatttaaaaaaaaaaaaaaagaaatataagactGGATTAATATCCAAACATCAACTAATTTAATACACCATAGCTGTAGAATACACATTTGTAGAACACCACAAAATGAATGATATAATGCACAGAAgcagaaaaagtattttacaaaatCCAACATGCATTCATGATACTCTAAAAACTTAAaaggggccaggcatggtggggcatgcctgtaatcccagtggctcaggaagctgaggcaggaggatcaagagttcaaagacagcctcagcaacttagcaggacccagtatctaaatagaatataaaaagggcATGGCTCAgttaaggcccctgggttcaacaacctcccccataccaaaaacagataaataaaacttCCTCAATCTGTTAGAAGACATCTACCATAAACGTACAGCTAACACAATAATGCTTAATAATGTTAAGAGTGAACATTTTCCCTCTCACATCAGGAAAATGGCAGTGGTATccactttcaccatttctattcaacattgtattgATGATTATAGCAAGTGCAAGAGGGAATAAAAGGCAATTAAAATTGCAAAGtttagaaagaagtaaaactgtcATCACTCACAGATGCCGTTGTCTTGTATACAGTCACCATCTATGAAGGGTCAACTTAAATGCACTGAATAGAaactatactttgaatttttatcttttcccagACTAGTGATAGGGTATGATACTCTCTtgtgatgctgggcagtggcagccAGCCAGATACAGCTCCCAGTCACGTGCTTGATCATGACAATAAATAACCAGCATTCTACAGTCTACTGTGTTGCTAAGATATTATGTTTGAAAGATTATGTATGATCCTTCAGTCTTAGCCTTTGgggtagcttggattacaggcatgcaccatcaatTCTTTCGTAGGTTTTTGAAATTcaacttcaaattttatttggtCTTTTCTATTTCAACTTATCTTTCTACGTAAAGGatttttttcatgaagaaaaGGAACAGATAGTAAATGTTTTAAGCTTTGCAGATTTTATGTCACAACTTAACTCCACTACTGTAATGCAAAAGTAGCCACAGATGATCAGTAAACACGTAACAaacatcagggctggggctgggactggggcagGGGCTCAGAGCTAAAGCActagcctcacacatgtgaggcactgagtttgatcctcaacaccacataaaaacaaaaacaaaaaaaatgaaaagtaataataaaaaagtaacaaatattcagtaaaactctatttacaaaaacagacagGGGGATGTAGTTTGCCAACTTTTGTTCTAGATGATCTGCGGGCTTCAGGgaaaatgggaaaaacaaaaatatacgtTCATATAATGAAAGGAAAGCATAGTTTTAATATCTCAGATATTTGACAATATGAAAGATGCCCATGCTGGTCTCTTTAAAGTtaacataaaaaattagaatactgggctggggatgtggctcaagcggtagcgcgctcgcctggcatgcgtgcggcccgggttcgatcctcagcaccacatacaaaaaaagatgttgtgtccaccaaaaattaaaaaataaatattaaaaaattctctaaaaaaaattagaatacaaTGAGCCATGTTTAATATCTGGTTgggggggattaaacccagaggggcttaaccattgagccacatccccagcccattttttaaaatattttctttacagacAGGTatcgctgaattgcttagggagGTCCTAACttgcagaggctggttttgaacttgcgatcgatcaccttgcctcagactcccaagtcaatgggattataggtatgtgccaccaagcccagccttaatttttttaaaccaaagggATAGATAATGTTTAGATTTAAATATAAGCCTTAGAATATTAGCCTGATGTATCTtaataattggaagaaaaatggaaagacaagTAAACATACTTTCAAggatttaaaattacaaatatataaccattttaagaaaaacaaaatgtttagaGGGGTAGATTTCagaatgtgaaattaaaaaaaaatacactatcCACAATCATGAAAAAGGTATACTATTTATTATTACTCTACATGAAAAGGTACTAtgctaaaaacaataaaagtagtCAACACATAGTTGGTTTTAAAGTAATgactttattaataaatatacatCCATATGATGATGTAGATACAAATCATGAACACTACTCCATTCCCATACACATAATTGCACACGAGTAGCTCAAGTTCATGGACATAAAAACATACACAGTATCTATTCAGACTTTTTACAGCAGAGGACAGCGTGCTTATTATCAGGTAATTGGTAATTATTTTCTCCATAATTATGTGggaaaggaaattataaaaacttaaaGAATCAAAGTGGTCTGATTACTTTAAATCACACACTGGATTTACTATAGCATTAAATTTCCCAAAAATCAAATACATTATATGTGAGGGGACAGATTTATGTACTTCAAAGAAGAGGGAAAACCAAAGAAAAGATTTAGATATATTCTAGAGTTTAAGAGTAAATATTTAagctataataaaaacaaaaacataatagcatgaaattattttgtccaaggaaaaaaatattttgaactattgTGAACACTtttataaacacatttataaagGGATCATAAAATTTCACTGCATATGGGAACAATGACAGAGTAGCAGTTATAATCAGTATCCCctgaattattcttttaaagcTTCACAGAATATAAAGAagtttattatttactttttttttttttagctcatacACTGTGGTTACTCTTACACTGGACAAATTACCCTTAACCTAACGGATCCAGacttcttttctcttgttaactCAAAGAaactttattcttatttcatgaaaatatatgtaaatttacaGTTTGAtagatgtttctttaaaatgtaaataaacagaatttttataGTCTAATTgaaacactgattttaaaaatgtccccAAATATTGAAAATCAAACAAGATACTAATTTTCTTCCAATACATTGtgccaatatttttaatatccagTGCAAAACCCCCACATAGTATCAAAATCATCCCATACTAAAGATTAGTTATGCAAGGTTTCATctgtgaaaaaatgaaaattttatctgTGTTAGCTTATtaataacaatagtaaataagacgtgttaaaatgttttttaaagaaaaaagtaaagcaaacTTACTTGAAAAGCAGATCATTTTCTGACCAATAGTTTAACATAGAATAGTGAAACCTATTTTGTGAAGAATAGAATTACACAGTATAAAATTAGCAATTTACCTTTGAAGGAACAATCATACAGTGGGGGGAAAGGCCAGTTTTCCCCAACTGATTATATTAAAAGTATCGGCAACTGTTTAACATGCTATTTCAGTGTTTATCATGACAAGAGACAGTGTTACAAAAGATGCACGATGTAGTCTTTAGATTatatagaagtaaaaatattttatattttaagacttcATTCATGTTATCACTTATATGTCTTTCTCTTCAGCATGGCACCAGTGAACTGTTCACGAGGAGAAAAGTAAGTGGAATCAGGAGATGTTCTCCAGCATATAGATCTAATATTCCAGGTAACTGTTCACATGAACAGTAAACTTGGCTTTCTAAAAGATGTTATCCATTCACAACTGTAGCCATTTGTCCCCCTTTTTTCCTGGGACATAGCTCCTGATAATAAACACTATTATAAACATACCTCCTTTAGCTGATTTCACCATTTCAGAAACATGTATACAAAATTCATTATACAATAATACACCTGCTTTATCTTCTGACACACAGCACAGCACCACTGAGTAGATGTGCTGGGGTGAGAGGGAATGAATGTAGGAAAAGGCAGGGGATAAAAGGAAGAGCATGTTTAACAAAATCAGGGATGAAAAGAAACTGAAAGGGCAATGTCTAATGGACTTAACATGCAACCAAATCCTTGACAATGGTGTACATTAAAAAAACTGTCTTCAGGAACTAGCTTGAAAGTATTTCTAAGCAGCCACCGCTGAACATCATCTTGAGAAACAGCTAAGTGAAGAGAACTGGATAGATGAACACATAAATAAAGATGCAAGCATTTGTGTGTGTCAGAAGTTATACTGTTCTGAGTAAATTATTCAAAGTTTTATATTCTAAGCTTCTGCAAGAAGAAACTTTTGTAGCAATTTAGCTGCCAGAATGTTACAATTAATTATGTAGTCATCCAACATTGTTTGCTATGGTTTGTGCAAAGCTAATATTGTTGAGGTCACTGTCTTAGACGCCAGTGCACAAAGTCCCCACAAAAAATGCAACACCTCTTACTGTAAAGAGCAGCATAAAGTCCAGCTCATTGTGTCAGGCATCACTGGAACACCTGAAGGCTTGCtgcttttttcctgataaaaaaGGTATGAAACATGACATCCATTTGCAATCAGTTTGCATTAACTGAGAGCAAGCCCAACCAACACATTATGTgcccttttaagtttttaattattttaagtttctgGGTCCTGCAAATCTACATTTTAATCTCAAAGGCATTTAAAATTGGAAGTACAAACATTGTATCTTTAAATTCAGTGGAATTTTTTCAAATCTGAAGtttgcaaattattttagaaCAAACTCATGATGAATAAAATGCATATTCATAAGGAACATTACTTtcagaaagaagggaggggagatttCCCTCTACCTCAATGGTACATTTTGCCCaacactttcttcctcttttctactTTGCTTTAAGCAAACATTATTTGGGGCAGGGGGGGAATCCTTTTGGAGAAAGTGGTCTCACTAGAgccataataatatttttaattagactaagcaacaattttcttttacatgtttCATGCATAGATGGATTtctatatttcttaatatttgggTTCTGACAGTCCGGAAACTTCATTCTGTTAATACCATTTTACAGTCTACCACTCAAATTGTGCCCTTTGGTAAATATAAACCTGAAAACATAGTAAGTGCTATGCAATGGGACAACTTCTcaggaaaactaagaaaattccGAAGAAATGAGCACtactaatacatttttaaacataatacTTTAAAATCCACCAAGtatatgaaaagcaaaatataggGACTATAACTACATGCAGACCTTAAGaaagtttttttctattatattaaaaatgctaTTCTCAGAATGCATTGTATTTCACCAAAAATGTAATGTGtagtttttataaaatagtttaaatttttttgtaaatatgaatTGTTTGTAGTGTTTGGTATATATGCTCTTAggcaattaaaaatacataacctATCACTGCTAAGAGGCAAACACTAAAGAATTCTTTTAGGAATAATGGTTAAATCAATTAATGCCATGTAGATCAATAAATAAGCTGCTTAAActcagaacattaaaaataagtttttaacaTCTGAAATCTATGTAAATTCCAAAGCATACAAACAGCTGTGTACTCTCATGAAAATGTTACAAAAACTCACACAGCCATTACCTCAAGTAATCCTGAATTATTAGTTTGCTTTTTTTGCTCCACCAGTTAAAATACCTTATATACTATCTTTATTATATTGTAGGCTTACTTCACAAACTAATATAGGTATATAATGGTTTCAGTTGTTTAGCATATAAAGCATCTATTAGAATGGCCCAAAAGTAGTAATAAAACAGAAgacataatcataaccctaaaagaaagacaaaaatgattAGGTGTTATGCTTAAACCTATGTACAAATACGGTGCCACTGCTATGCCCTGAATGGATCTGTCAGCCAGCATATGGCAGCTTCTGAGCAaaagcagggggaaaaaatccaacagaaaaagaaatttagaaagtccagaatataaaattatatgacaaaataaaaccatgaagCTTTGGGATTATTCACAATCTCCTAAACGTggccctcctctcctgcctcatTCATTCATTGGGTGGCTTGACTTCGCTGCTGGTTTCCTCTACCCCATGAACTGCTCTGCCATGCATCATTGGATAAGGAAAAGCAGCAGTGCCACAGCCATAACCAAGATCGGCAAGACGGGATAGAGCTTTAATGCTACCTGGAGGTCTCCCTGGGCTGACTTTGTATCCCGCAGCTTTAGTTGTACCCAAAGGTCTGCCTGGACTTGTCTTAAATCCAGCCGCTTTGGTAGTTCCCAGGGGTCTGCCTGTGCTGGTCCGGTATCCTGCTGATTTGGTGGTTCCTGAAGGCCGGCCACGCTTACCAGATCggttaagatttttctttttctttagttcatCTTTTATCTCTATGCTTCTGCCACTTGTAGGCTGCAAGTGTGTTTCATTTAAAGGGTCTTGCCTCTGACAAACCATTGGTTTGTGGCTGACAGTGTGGCTGTATTTGCTTTGCTGGGAGGAATATATGTCAAACTGATCAGCAGCTCTCATGGCATCTTCATTGAGGCAGGAAGGCTTGCCAGGCCCACAGAACGCTGGATTACTGCTGGCAACTGGATGCATCATTTTCTACCAAAAATAAGAGACAAATATgcataaatacacatacacaaatacatatcTGACAGACAGCATTCAGTGGGAAAATAGTCTGTCTTCCAACAACTATGTAGACTACCTAAAATTAGGCCGACAGGCAGGACTCTAGACCACTTATAAACAAACACATAAGATTCAAAGATCCTTGTTTTTCTCAACTTAATCATGGGTAGGACAAATGTCATATAAGATAACTCAATTATAATACTAATTTAGTAATCATGATATCCACTGATTAGGAGCTAGTGTAAGCAGAAAACAAATGTTACATTTTGTaggcttt is a window encoding:
- the C1H5orf24 gene encoding UPF0461 protein C5orf24 homolog isoform X1, yielding MMHPVASSNPAFCGPGKPSCLNEDAMRAADQFDIYSSQQSKYSHTVSHKPMVCQRQDPLNETHLQPTSGRSIEIKDELKKKKNLNRSGKRGRPSGTTKSAGYRTSTGRPLGTTKAAGFKTSPGRPLGTTKAAGYKVSPGRPPGSIKALSRLADLGYGCGTAAFPYPMMHGRAVHGVEETSSEVKPPNE
- the C1H5orf24 gene encoding UPF0461 protein C5orf24 homolog isoform X2, coding for MMHPVASSNPAFCGPGKPSCLNEDAMRAADQFDIYSSQQSKYSHTVSHKPMVCQRQDPLNETHLQPTSGRSIEIKDELKKKKNLNRSGKRGRPSGTTKSAGYRTSTGRPLGTTKAAGFKTSPGRPLGTTKAAGYKVSPGRPPGKKQQAFRCSSDA